The Botrytis cinerea B05.10 chromosome 6, complete sequence region aatgaaaataaattactGTGAAAACTCCCGCCTGATCCCGCTAATTTTTGAATGGcttgaatagatagatgaatggtGAACGCCACTAATGCACAGATGTTCCTCCGCTGTCTACCTGCGCATCCCAATATACATACTCCACTCCACACACATCTGTACAATCTCCCCTCcatataaacaaaaatatgTGAGGTGGGGTACCCCTCATAAACACAACTCTCAGTACAAATGCTACAGACCTAAGGCGTCTGCACATATTCATGCGTTTCCGCTCTCAAAGCCGCAATTCCGTTTTCCTTCCCGCTACTTCCAGCCACAGCCCCAAGCGTATCTCTCGCATCGGTCTCGCCTCCCCAGCTTGAAAATCGTACATGTTTTCCCCTCCATGCTCTTTTTGCTTTCGTaccctcctttccttttcctttcgcATTTTCTGGTGTTTCACTTTCGATACCAGCCCCAGGAAGAGTTAGTGTGTTATTCATACCCAACGGCATAGACATTGGCCCCTGTCCTTTCACTCCCAAACCCAACCCCCCCAATCTAACCCCCTCCCCAATATTCTcaccctcctcctcttcctccctaATCGGATCATAACTCCAAGCTCTCGCTCTTCCACTCCTCGCATTTCCCATACCCCTCGCACTCCTCGCGCTCTTCATTCTCCtcccaaatccatctttcGCGCCCACAAAGCCCGGATCCCCTTGTAgtaatttcctcttcctgtATTCTTTCCTGAGTATCCAGACTAGCATTCCTAATATCGATGCCGTAATGAGGAGCACGAAGGCATTAACGCCAATAGCCACCTTCCATGATGTGGGGATGTGAGGACCGGATGGGGGATCCGAGTCGTATTTAGCGTGGTGAAATGAATGCGTGTTGCTGTGGTATTCGTAGTCGCGGAGTTCGAGGGTTTGAGAGGAGGATGACGTAGGGATATTGCAGTTTGACGTGCAGATTGGCGAGGATTGAGAGTTCGATTTTATTCTGCGAGATACATAATTAGTATCGTTTTATTGAGCTAGGATGAGATATTTATGTTGTTGAATCCAGGGAATTGGTACATACTCATTGATATCGGCATTTCTATCAGTGGAAGCTGGCATTGAAATCACAGCTGCCCAGCTCAACGCTGGtaacaaaagaaaggagagatgGTATTCCATGTTAAATTATATCTGCACTTTTCGTGCGCACGCAACAACTTTTCCACggaaacaaacaaacaaacaaacaaaaaaagatcACTCTATAAACAATCGAAGAGCACCTGCAAGAATTGGTCAATAAGAACGAAACGTAAGTAAAATTAAGGAAAGAAACCGTATTAATGAGAGTGAATACCGAACAATTCGGTGCTGGTAAATGAATGACAAagatagatgatgatggcggTGAATTGCTAATCAaccaatatatcaatatcagaCCGAAGGGTGACTAGACATTGAAAGACAGCCAATAATCAAAACAGAAGATGTTTATTGGTACCAAGAAAAAACATCACAAGCATTGACAGCAGCAGGTAAGacattattaatattcgGACCCCAAGTAACCATACCTTACCGTTCGTAAAGGGCAACCTACCTTTCGATCATTAGATTGATAGAAAATATGGAAACGAGAATGAGAGATTGATGTTGTGCAATAGTGCTACGGTAGCAAATGAGGTTAAAATTGAGGATCTATGCAGCGGCACTTTTTTCTAAACAGTCGATCTCCATGTCAAAAATGAAGGGGATCTATTGGTTGACTAGCCGCAAATGAGATAAGAATTGTGGCTATGAGGCAAgtgaaggaagagagattgaATTAGATTCGTTCGCTTATCCGGTACCTGGTTTGGTGGGTCAAGACTGGACTTGAATAAAAGCTTGGCCTTGAGAAAAAGGGGTATAGACACGGTATAATTATTATACGGTTATTGAGATCCATGCTTAAACGCTCTCCTACGCCGTGTGACAGAATCCTTCATAGATCCTCTTGGCTTGTAATTCAAAATAGATACTGAAACAGAcgtatttgaaaattctacCATACTACCTTTTGCTTTACATTCAATCAGTGGTTCAATTCGAGCGTCGTGAAAATCACAGACCAACCGGCGGTGTTGATCGTTTGGCCCACTCATGTATCCATGGTGGAACATcgaattggaaatggaaattgaatgTCAAAATATTCCGGATTTCAGGGGTTGACGTTGACAATATTTGGAAGTTTTCCCGCGAGCGAGGCGGATACTCGTATAGCAACTCAAAATGCATTTAAATACAAACGAagactttttttcttttctagaAGTCATGCAAGCAGCTTTCCATTAGGCTGTGAagttataatcaaattgtgGAGCAGAGAGCCATAATTACATGTCCCAGAAATTGCCCGTACTATGCATGCATGGCATAATTTCGTGAAAAAATAGTacaaaaagagaaaacatTTATATGTCATCCTCGGTAATCGGCTTCTTCGGCTTGAAAAATCGTCCCCCCTTGGTTCTCTTCTCAGGcttgaatattcttttcGAATCTCTGCTTTCCTCAAGACCTTCCATACCATCACGTCCCATGATGATGTTAAacttattcttcttcttcttggccGCTGATTTACTTAAGACCTTTCCGGGTTTGGATCCCTTACTGCTGACTACACCttctcctccccttcctaATCTAGGTTGTCGGGGGACTCTCGTTTTAGCACCAAGTGCCCAAAGATCTCCCCATTTGGATTTCCTAGCATCGCGGTACGCTACTTTACTAAAACTTTTAGGGATTGTCCATCGTTCCAACTTGCCTGATGGTGTACAAACATCCAAGGTGACATGTCCACGACGTTTGAGAGGTGGGAGCATAGATCGTGGAAGCGataatggatggaatggtaTGTCACCCTCTTCAGGCATTTCTGGACCGTCCGGTAAGTTATGCTCTTCATAGCCAGCAAAAGATTGGTCAGTTGCAGCATCTCCTTGTAGAATAGCCTCTTCTTTCCTAGCATCAACACCTCTTCGTACCGCCAGATAACTATATCTTACATCTTCGTGATTGCGAGAAGAAGCACCTAAAATCTTCTGTAGATAAGGTGGACGGAGATAACGCTGTTCAAAATGACAAAAATCCTTTCTGCCAGGGGTAAGGCCTGGGACTGGATACATTGGGCACTTCGTATGATTGGTACATGGCGCAATAATCATGCCCTCCTCTTTCTGTGCGAACCGCGATTCGTTGTCTGAAAGAGATTGAAGCTCTTTTTCGACATTTTCGTCACCAGGAGAAGAGATATGTGAGTCAAGTAAAAGAGAACGAGCGCCTGCTATGGCCTCGAATCCCCGTGGTAATCCCTTTTCTATCAGGATGAGTACACCTCCTTTCGGATCAAGCATTGACCAGAGGTTCTGTACCATGTGTTTTCGGCGGAAATCTTCCTTCAATGGAAATAAGGTATGCGGGGCGATGATCAAATCATACATTTTCCTAGGTTGTGCAGGCCCACCATCAAGTTGGGCCTCGCCACTGGATGAATGGACATAATCAGGAAGTCTGGGAAGAAAGGTAGTGTTGTCGAGAAATCGTGAAATTCGGTGTCGTAATGTATCTGCTCCAGTAAGAACCGTGTGCTTCCCCGATGGAGGTACGTCTCCTTCCACAATACCATCATCTTTCAATACATCCCATTCGGCTCGTAAGATTTCCTGCCATGCTACAATACCAGCCCCACCAGCTCCTGCATCGAGAATTCGTGGACCTTGGCCACCCTCCCTGAACAACATCTCACGAATCCATTCAGACCCTAATCGTTTGCGTACCTCAACCAGCGTGCTCATGACAGAAGTGTAGGTACCTGACATTACTCCAGCTAAATACGCATCTGCTTCAATTTCGCTCATCCTATGTTGTGAAGCGTCAAGTCCAACATGTTTTTGTGGTAAAAGCTTGAGCTTTCCTACGTTTGGagtagaagaagaatatggtAACCACTTCCCACCAAATGCTTTATGTGCAGCCTCTGTGACGTGTTTCATGCTTGTTCTCTCTAGCAGTTCGGTAATCGGTGTAACAAATTGTTCTTTCGGTAGCGATATAGTGCTAGGGGATGTGCCAAATCTAGCGGTCCTAGTGTGCGGATGGGTACGAACTTCGTCCGAGCTGATATATGAATCATATTCGTCTTCCTCAAATTCTTCGGGGTCCTCAAATAGTTCTTCCTCGGATTCTCCTGACgattcttcctcctcataGTCCTCGTCAAAAACAGTATCTTCTTGCTCTGCTGCTCGTGCCATTGCTTCGTCCATATCGCGTTGCAATCGTGCGATAGCATCTACctctctttgattttgagctTGAAATGTTATATTAGTAGAATCCGTTCCCGCAGAAGTCTCTGTTGCCATTAATATTTCCTCGCCTTCCAATTCCACATCAGGTTCGCTTTCTTCCTCAAGCCCCAATTCTTCACCCTCACTGGCGGAAACAAACCCATCAGTGCCATCTTCCACAACTTTGAACCCCAGCTCTGGATCGAATTCAATCTCTTCGAATTCGCCATCAGCGTTCTCCCTCAAAAGAACATTCCTAGATGGCCCATCCTCTCCaacatcctcttcctcaaccTGCAGATATTCCAAGTCCTCCGGCCTAGTTTCTCGCAATGGCGCACCGTACAATCGCTCGTATAATTGATATTCCTCGGCAGATAGATAATCCTTTGGCAGAGTTTCTCCAAACGTCTGTCTAGCCTGCCTCACAAACGATTCAATTTCTGCTGCTCTTGCTGCTGTGGCTGTGGCTTTGGCTTCGGACTCTGATGCGGTTGTGGTCGCTCGAGCGTCATCTGATCGAGTAAGAGTTGTTGAGAATAATCGCAAGGTATTAGGGCGAGGCTGGATTGATCGATGTCGAAGATCGCGATGTCTCGAATGTGTAGAGGCGATTGAAGCAGTGGGTCTTGTGAATCCATATTCGAAtagagaaagaagttgaGATCTACATGACTGGCATGCCCTCGGAGCTTTACGTGCGGTGAGCATAATTAATTCTTGCTTCAATCGTGAGATTATCAAAACACTCTTCGAAAAGGTCGTTGTTAACCTTGATCGCATGAATATTTACCTGCGAACTTTTTTGAGATATTGCGCTCAGCAAAAGCTACTAAATTCACACCCTTACCCCGCGTTGAGTGATTTCTTAGCCAATGGATTACGAAGCATTTGATACACCCATGCTAAACATTGATATCATACCCCTCTCTACTTCTTATCGTCGTCGCTGTTGTCTAGCTAATTGGACGCATGTAATTGTTGGACAACGATATCGTGAGCAAGTGTTTCCAAAGCAAATTTCGGGTCATTACTTATTGATCGAAAGCTTTTAGTCAAAGCATCAAGGACATCACATCGATTGCACGTTTGCAGTGTGCCTCAAGTGAGTTGCGGAAACAGAGATACATGGTCTGGCGCCTACTATTCCATCTGCTGCGTTATGGTCCTCAATACGGATGCTTTGATCACCCCTCAGCGATGAGAACTGATAGGTAAGCAATATGACTGGAGGAAATATCtgattaaaataatatttcacccactttccatcttctatGTGCATATAACACAGAGCTCTATTCTAATTGAGTTTTACAAATTCTTATTTCTATTCTTCGCTTAATGGCTGATCATGTATACCAAGAGATACAAGGGGCGCGGTGTACCAGGTGAACATTACAAGATTATGGCTTACAGATAACTAGAGCAAACAAGTGTTAGCAAAATTTGGCTACAGCCCTCGGTATTGGTGGTAGTATGTCGATGGACCATCGTCTCTTGATAGGTTACTTGTAAAGACTCACCATAAATTCTGTCATGTACTAAGCTTAAGCAGAATTGTCATCTAGATGATTCACAAATAAGCACAACCGGTTTCATgaatttctttgaataaGAGTTGTttgggagaggaaagaatcTTGTGATTTTTTTCGTACAAAAATCTTTAATCAAAAGTCAAACAAATTCATACAGAACgcgagttttttttttcgaatTCACATAACCTCTTTGATCTTTGTTGCTTTGTTCTCTATGTCTATACATCTCGGATGATCCATATACTCGCAAACGGCATATTTGCTGATATCATACGAATTTCAAACTTCTACTAGATTCCAAATGTATTAAGGATGCTAATTTCACCGACCGTTTATCAGAAGAAATATGTTGCTCCTCCTACTCCCATAGCCATCGTTATTGGCTCATATCGCAGCGAGCTCACGCCAATATCTGCACACAACCTTGTCAATCCATCTGCAATGTCTCCCGTGAAGAACGGATAGCGTATCAACAGTCCCAAACACTTATGGTTTTTGCGTGGTTATTTGCATACTTTGAAGAGCTACTAGGAGCAGacatcgaagaagaagattatgaAAATGGTTTTGAGGAATGGCTTGATAACTAGACTAAATCCCTAAACAACCTCACTGAGGCCTTGGATGTGTGTCTACACAATTTCGATATTTGCGTTCAAAGACTCAACGTCTAGGAAGCAGCCACTAGGTCCAGCCTGTATGGCGACAGATACTAAGATGAAGACACGACTCATCTCAACAAGCTCAAAACTTTTGGAGCAGATCTATTGGGTCTCGTTGGGTCGCTCAGATTCGTAGCAGGAGGAAATGATAGGAATTTGCAAAGGTACTACAATTATACCATCGATACATACTGGGCCAGTCGCAGAATACTTTCTCCTGAATTTGATTATGCGAATGTTGCGGATAATGAGTCGAGCGCACAAAGAATCAAGCCGTTCTTGTAACAAAGTTACAAAGAATTCGAGCGCCCTTAGCATTTATAGACGTCGCTTCATTTGAGCCACTGTGTGATTGATCAGATGCTCCATGATGATCCTGAAGCTGCTTTGAAACCAGCGATTAGAGCAGAAATTTCCACACGTCTAACGAAATAAAACGTAAGAGTCTCCATAAAGacaaataaattgattaCGCGTGGGGAGCAAGACAAGCAATTATCTGGTTAAAGAGAGATCCGACAGCATCATATGAAGAAATGGAGTAGGCACTGGATAAACGAGACGGACTCCGAGAGTATATAAACGAAATTAAAGAATGGTGAATGTCCAAGACCGCTCATTGAAGCTTTGGGTGGTGTATTACATGTACAGTTACAAATGCTCGAAGCAAGTAAGCGAGCATTGAAGGGGTGTGGGAGTGGTCAGTGGAAGAGTTGGGACACGAATTTTCGATGGTAAATATCATGAGTGCTACAAGAAGGAACCATACAAGAAGCAGCGAGGGCAGCGATCACATCGCTTGCCACGAAGCTTTTTCATATGTTCTGTTACCGCTGGATTGATGAAGCCTTCATGTATATGACAGCTGTTGTTGATACTCATCTTGTTGTCCATTATTTCACTCGTGTAATCTCATCACTGAGACGAGTTTAATTGAGATAACTCAAATTCGGATTTCTCAGTAATAGCGTCTGCGTCAACTATACCAAGACCGAGCTGTTGACACAATAGCAAGCTTAAGGACTTAAGGACTTACGTCGAAATCTTATTGACATCGCCAGATTATCATGGAAAGCGAAGGTCCAGGGTATTTGTCAGCATCCGTGTCTTGGAATCATACCCCAAAATGCAATCACGCTCATAAAAAGCAATATAATCGATATGTGATTGATGTCTTGACAATTTACAAGGGGTACCGAAATTTTGGAGTTCAACTAACAAATTCTAAAGAATGATGATGTCTGTGCCAAGCCGGGCGTTACTCTGTGGGTTGCGATGACATTTTGTTATCCATTTGGACTGGACCTCATTACCCCTCAGTCCATGAGATAGAGTACGGACACTACCAAATGTGTATGTATCGATAACTTCATGCAGAAATATGGGTTGCACTTCCTAGATAGTATTGTCTATCGCGGTACAAATGGCTACTATTTGATTGGTGGGCGTATTCAGTCATATCAATTGTTGAGTCACCGAATTATCCACGAACTCACCTCGATTATTATCGATATCAGTCATACAACTCTCGCCTTCTCTACTTAAACCCTCGAAGACCCTACCTCACTAAATTgacctttcttttttcacCCCATACCTGCCATGGCTCTTCTCGAGCAGGTTTCCGGTCTATTAACCACAAACCCTCTCATAGTCCTAGTAACAATTACAACCCTATCCCTCCTCTTCCGCTCCACCTACCGCTGCACCCTGCACCCCCTCTCCCATATTCCCGGTCCACTCCTCCCAAAACTCACATCCCTCTGGCTCCACTACCACGCCTACATTGGCGACGAAGCAAGCTGCATCCACAGACTCCACAACCAATATGGTCCTATCGTCCGCGTCTCTCCATCCGAAATCGACAtcgcagatgcagatgccaTAGCGCCTATCTATATATCCAAAGGCGGATTTCCAAAAGCTCCTTGTTATGCCAATTTTGACGTCGATGGTCACAAGACGATATTCTCAACTACAGATGCGGAGTTTAGGGCTCCGAGGGCAAAAGCAGTTATGCCCTTGTTTTCGACGAAAAGCATCAGGGATAATGAAGTTGCATTGTATGGGTGTGTGGAAAATATGGTTGGGAGAATGAAAGAGGATGCTGAAGGAGGGGCACCAGTGAATTGCTTGAACCTGGCGAGGAGTTTGGCACTGGATGCTATTTCTACACATTTGTTTTCGGAGAACTACAATGGAACTTCTGAAAAAGGCGAGAGATTGTcggcttctgcatttgtgGACGCGTTTGTAGCTGTGGGAAGATTCTTTTACTTGCCAAATGCAGTCTTTATCTGGTTATCATGGTTTGTGGAAAAGCTCGTGATGGATTCACACACTGAAAATTCCATCAAGTTGGTGGACCAGTTTGTGGAGAATCTTGTGGAATCTACGCCCAAGGAAAGTAACAACTATCCTGGCCGGTTACTCAATACGGGTTTCAGCAAGTCTGAAGTTAAGTCTTCATGCAAAGATCTTATGTTTGCTGGAACGGATTCTACAGGTATGAATATGGCAACTATCCTTCGCTATTTGGTGTTGTGTCCAGAAAAGTAAGTCAACATTCCCTTGGAAATATTAGTGGAAGAAGTATTTACAAACTTGAAGGTATGAAATCCTCCGGACTGAAATCATGGGAAATGCAAATTCTACCACCAAACAAGAAATCCAAGCTCTTCCCTATCTCTCCGCCGTAGTAAAAGAAGGCTTACGCATTAGCATGGCAAATCCCACTCGTCTCCCCCACGTCGTCCCTATAGGTGGATGGACATTCAAATCCGTCTACTTCCCCGCTGGATCTATCGTCGGCTGTTCCGCCTACGAACTCCACTTTAATCAAGATGTTTTTCCAAACCCGCATGAATTTGAGCCTGAAAGATGGCTGGAAGGGAATATCACTCCGGAAGCGAATAAATACTGGTTTGCTTTTGGTGCAGGTAGCAGAGCGTGTATTGCGAGGAATCTTGCTACGGTGGAACTTTACATGGCGGTGGAGAAAGTGGTAGAAAGTGATGTCTTGAGGGGTGCGAGGGTTTGTCAGGAAAAggttgagattttcgagtGGTTCAATTCAAGTGTGAAGGGAGAGAAACTAGAACTCATTTGGAACCGGAATGAAAAACGCTGATCGATTCTATTTTATCTGGAGGCGAAGCACATGCACACTAATATCTTGAACTTTGGACATGTTGGAAGCCGCGATTATTATTAGCTTAGAAGTCTCGATGCTGTAACCTTCccaaataaaatatcatcCATTGTCCAGCGTGATCGTTTACAAACACAAGCGAACTCTTGATCCAGACATGAATAACTTTCTATCATCAGTACCCTTGCCCATTCCATTGCCATTGCTCAATACTCCCCTGTCCCTCCATTAACCACTCCAATCGATCCTCAACTGTTACCCAtcctttcttccctttcacAACTGCCCTTCCAATAACATTCCTCCACCTAGAAAAACAGTTAATTAGCATTTCCAAAATCCAGCACCCcaaaagtaaataaaaaCTAGACTCACTCATCGAACCACTCTTCCTCACCCATAACAGCACACCTCCTTCCCTCCAGTCCCCTCCCCACATCCGCAAACGGCCACACACTAGTAACAACCTCATATCTCTTCGTCCCCATGAAAACCTTCGCCACGCTGCTAAAGAATGAGTTTACTCTATCTGGAGGTCTTACCACAACTTTCGAATGCGTTATTGGAAAGCTGATGGTAGTGTGTCCTGGATATCCTATCTGTGCTATGAGGGCAAGTATAAGACCTTGGAGATGTGTAGTTGAGAGATTGGGAATTTGACGGGTTAGTATGAATCTAGGTAGGTAATGAATGTCAGTTGGTTACTCTCGCGCAAACGAGAGGTGCAATAATGATAGCTATGAGGAAACATACTCCTTGACACCCGCTTCATCTCCACAAAATGCTCTAACCCATCCTTCCAACCccttctcccccttccccccaaaaTCAGGCTCCGCCGCCTCTCTCATACCTCCCCTCCATCCCGTTTCGCCTTTCCCAAGAAGTTTCATGTAGTTCATTTTTCGCTCTCCTTCCCCAACAATCAAACCCATCAAATTGATCCTAATGTCAAAATCTGGACCCGGGGCATGCATTCGCTGACCCACTATTCTCAACATGGGTTTAGGAGGAATAGTGCACAAGGAAGTGATCAGGGGAAGGAGAGTCCCAGGATTAGAGAGATGCGCCGAGGAAGAAGTGATGGTTGATTTGTCACTTGAGAGGGTGAATGAAGGAGGGAGATACAGGTTATAGGGCAGATTTGGGAGGCCTGGGGAGCGGAGCTGAGGGTTAGAGTGGAGGGGTGCGGGAGGAGATAGGGCGGCGGAATAGGCGGGTGGAGTGGAGTCGTCATTGTGATCGTGGGGATTGGAGTCGGATAATGTATCGAGATGATTTTGGCGGAGGGATGAGGGACCAGCTTCGGATGTAGGATTGGGGGGTTCGAATGCTCCGGGAGTGTAGTGAGAGGTTGATGGAGCTGATTTTTCTTGAGACATTGTGGGGCCTGTGTTTGATGGTGTCTAAACTAGATATGAACACACTATCAAGCAATTGCAATGGCATTTGCTATGCGTGTGCTAATAGTTATCTAGCTAAACATTTAAAAGCTCAAAAAATGTTTTGGATATCGATGCTGTCTTGCGGCTTTAcgtgattttgaagatatccaGCTGATTAGTTGTGGCTGTGCACTTTTTTGGTTGCCTGCTAAAGCTATTGTCAGACGAGGCGGCTTCTCTTTCACTATTCGGTACTTAAAGGCAGAGCGCAGGTTTGTTATCctagaaagagaattggtCATAGTTCATTGGTAATGGGTATTGTCCtttttattccttttttgaTCCCTTAACAAATTAATCTATCATCATTgtatcatcaccatcaacaGCTGGTCCTGCTTCTTCGATAACTACACCACGACCACGTCCTGCGAGCAACTCCCTTCTGACCTCAGGACCAATCTGTGAGTGTCCCTTTACGTTGATCAAATCTAATAGCGACTCTCTCTGATCTTCTGTAATATCATTTCTATATCTTTGTGCAAATGCCAGAAGACATTGGTGCCAAATGACTGGCAGTTTCGCATCTTTGGAACTGGTTATACCTTCCATTCCGGATCCAATATCTTCGGGTCGAACACCAGCTGGGTCGACACTTCTAAATCGTAGGAAATGGAAAACCAACGCATCGATGACTTGGTATGGAAGTGCATATTTCTTGTCAAGTAAAGCCTTGATAAAAATGTTTGTGGCTCCACCACCTTCGGTTCCGGCTGATGATTCTTGAGCTGCAATATCGCAAAGTCCTTTGATGGCAGCGGCGGAATGTAGGACTGGGATCGAAACTCGCACAAGGACGCCTGATATGATTCTTGCTTCACGTAGTGTACAGGTACCACTTCCGATCAATGGGAAAAGGAATCCCTTGAAAAAGGCGGCTGGCTTGTAGAGTGCCTTCTTCAAGGCTTTGAAAAGATGGACATTCAAGTGGTTGGTTTCGAAAATATCCTCTCGAACCTTTTCGAGTAAGACCATTTCCACGAATCTTTGTGCGATTATTGGTGTCCTTGAAACGAATATTCTTGTTGCTTCGTAACAAGCATTTGGTGTCCACTTGTCCGGTCTGGTAATTTCGAGAATTTGCTCCCAATTTGGTACTGTAGGTAGAATCTTGAATGGTTTCGGTAATTTTCCTGACTTGTATCGCGATAATATCAAACCAATTCTACATTCTTGTTAGTCATTGGGGAGAGAATGGCCAAGGTAGTCCTCACTTTGTATAAACTTCCAAAACCTTAGGATGAACGAAGAATCCATCATCTTCGGGTCCAGCAGGTCCAACTCCAGGTTGTCCCGATTGTTTTGCCTCAAACTGAGCGATTCTCTCTAGAATTAATGCGGTCAGATCTGTGCCTTGTTCCTCTTGATTCTCGTCATTTTCCCCTCCCCAACCAACTTCCTTTAACTTTTGGTCTAGATCATCCTCGCCTTTCTCTGGGAAGAATTTTCCAAACGTATCGCGGTCTTCTGGCGCCAATTCGACTAGTTCTGgaacctcatcatcatctccccattcttccccatcctcatctccaaattctggctcatcttcctcgtcctcattctcaaatctcgAATCGAAATTGAATGCCGCATTCGGTTTTGCTGCTTGAGTTTCGGCTTCGTCTTCATCGGCAAGTTCTTGACCTATCTTTAAAATCCTCCGCGAGGACTTCGAATCCACGAacttttcttcctcgtcctcaTTTCtagattttctctttccgGATTTGGTTTTGAGGGGACCACTGGCAGTCAAATCTGCCTCCAGAGGATTATGCCTCCTTCCATTTCTTGCGAGTTCTTTTGGACTCATTGCTTTAGGCATTTTGTGTTTTGGAGAGATTTTGTGAAATTTTGGTGACAGGCGGAATTTCTTTCGACgaaatcaattgataaaaatgaaaatgttcAAAAATATTAGCGGAGGTTGCCGGAGCTAAGATAAGGATTTTCCCCGCCAAAATTTGTGGTTGTGAGTGCCTTAGAGAAAAGTCGTTGATGCCTGATATCAtcgatcaatatcaatcattaATCAGCATCATCCCATTTACTATGTTGGCGAAGTGAAGGGGAGCAATACTCCAGTTCATCCCATTATTCCAACGAACCATTCGTGATATATAAGTGatatatttctcaatatATCACTTATATCACTGCTCACACCACTACTTAGGTATTTGTcaagatatattataatcttgTCCTTTGGGAATGACTACCGCTGCTTGCATCGCTGCTGATATTGCTGCTCAATGCCACCGTTGACAACTTACATATACTTCATATCAGAACGCTCACGATGACCTCTCACACCTCTCAAATCTCTATCGGTGCCTCCTATCTTATAGTGGGCTCAGGAGTCTTTGGTACATCGACTGCTTATCATCTCTCACGTACACATCCCAACTCCTCAATAACCCTTTTGGATCGCGCGTCCTCCTTCCCATGTTCGCTTGGTGCTTCTCATGATTACAACAAAATTGTCCGTGCCGattatgaagatata contains the following coding sequences:
- the Bcenp1 gene encoding Bcenp1, coding for MPKAMSPKELARNGRRHNPLEADLTASGPLKTKSGKRKSRNEDEEEKFVDSKSSRRILKIGQELADEDEAETQAAKPNAAFNFDSRFENEDEEDEPEFGDEDGEEWGDDDEVPELVELAPEDRDTFGKFFPEKGEDDLDQKLKEVGWGGENDENQEEQGTDLTALILERIAQFEAKQSGQPGVGPAGPEDDGFFVHPKVLEVYTKIGLILSRYKSGKLPKPFKILPTVPNWEQILEITRPDKWTPNACYEATRIFVSRTPIIAQRFVEMVLLEKVREDIFETNHLNVHLFKALKKALYKPAAFFKGFLFPLIGSGTCTLREARIISGVLVRVSIPVLHSAAAIKGLCDIAAQESSAGTEGGGATNIFIKALLDKKYALPYQVIDALVFHFLRFRSVDPAGVRPEDIGSGMEGITSSKDAKLPVIWHQCLLAFAQRYRNDITEDQRESLLDLINVKGHSQIGPEVRRELLAGRGRGVVIEEAGPAVDGDDTMMID
- the Bcrsm22 gene encoding Bcrsm22, with amino-acid sequence MLTARKAPRACQSCRSQLLSLFEYGFTRPTASIASTHSRHRDLRHRSIQPRPNTLRLFSTTLTRSDDARATTTASESEAKATATAARAAEIESFVRQARQTFGETLPKDYLSAEEYQLYERLYGAPLRETRPEDLEYLQVEEEDVGEDGPSRNVLLRENADGEFEEIEFDPELGFKVVEDGTDGFVSASEGEELGLEEESEPDVELEGEEILMATETSAGTDSTNITFQAQNQREVDAIARLQRDMDEAMARAAEQEDTVFDEDYEEEESSGESEEELFEDPEEFEEDEYDSYISSDEVRTHPHTRTARFGTSPSTISLPKEQFVTPITELLERTSMKHVTEAAHKAFGGKWLPYSSSTPNVGKLKLLPQKHVGLDASQHRMSEIEADAYLAGVMSGTYTSVMSTLVEVRKRLGSEWIREMLFREGGQGPRILDAGAGGAGIVAWQEILRAEWDVLKDDGIVEGDVPPSGKHTVLTGADTLRHRISRFLDNTTFLPRLPDYVHSSSGEAQLDGGPAQPRKMYDLIIAPHTLFPLKEDFRRKHMVQNLWSMLDPKGGVLILIEKGLPRGFEAIAGARSLLLDSHISSPGDENVEKELQSLSDNESRFAQKEEGMIIAPCTNHTKCPMYPVPGLTPGRKDFCHFEQRYLRPPYLQKILGASSRNHEDVRYSYLAVRRGVDARKEEAILQGDAATDQSFAGYEEHNLPDGPEMPEEGDIPFHPLSLPRSMLPPLKRRGHVTLDVCTPSGKLERWTIPKSFSKVAYRDARKSKWGDLWALGAKTRVPRQPRLGRGGEGVVSSKGSKPGKVLSKSAAKKKKNKFNIIMGRDGMEGLEESRDSKRIFKPEKRTKGGRFFKPKKPITEDDI